The genome window CAGAGTTTCAAAACCGGACTTGGAAATTTCGAGCGAATGCCTCAACTTTCGAAGCGCCGGATTCTCCTCTCCTTTTAAAAAGATGGGATTGCCGTCCGTGAGTTTATAATACTCGTGAATCGCCGAATCGTAGATTTCCCTCGCCTGTTTGTAGAGGGAGTATTCCGCATCCTTGGAAGTTTTCGATTGTGAAGAAACGGCCGCAGAAGGAACATTCGTTTTTTTGAATGTTTTTTGTTCGAGATGCGCCGATAAGACGTCTCTGTATTCGATCAATTCCTTGAACAAGGAATCGCTGGAGAATTCTCCCGTGTCGGGATGATATTTTTTGGAAAGAAAGTAGAAACGGTTTTTTAGATCCTCTTCGCTGAAGTCCGGGTTTAAACCCAGAAACTCCAAGGCTCTTTCTAGCAGGTCCCCGTGTTCCAATAGTCTTTTCTGAGATGTTTCTTGAGTTGGATCTGGA of Leptospira sanjuanensis contains these proteins:
- a CDS encoding DnaJ domain-containing protein gives rise to the protein MLERALEFLGLNPDFSEEDLKNRFYFLSKKYHPDTGEFSSDSLFKELIEYRDVLSAHLEQKTFKKTNVPSAAVSSQSKTSKDAEYSLYKQAREIYDSAIHEYYKLTDGNPIFLKGEENPALRKLRHSLEISKSGFETLIASYPQSIWVADAKDTLHKIEVWFKAP